The genomic interval GAAAAAATTGTTGCAATCAACAAGGGCAAACAGAAGGGGACTCTGTTTCGTCGACAGTTTGTCCACCTCATCGACCGGCATCAATCCCTCAGATTTTATGAATGACATAGGTGACCACTCCCCACACTGCGGATTCCGCGTTCGCCAAAACACCGTCAAACTGCTTGCCCGACTTACCGTGTTTCTCGCCCTGGGCCAGTGACTGGTATGGGGCAATTACCAAAGCTCCGTCAATTACCGCAATAATGATACTGTCCGAATTAGGCGTAAGCGCGCGATCGACAATCAGAATATCATCATCGAGAATAGCGCCGTGATCCGGTGAGTTTCCCTTAACTCGCAGGAAAAAAGTGGCGCTCGGATGCTCGACCAAATGGGCATTCAGGTCGAGATGCATCCGCGAACTCCAGTCCGTGCCAGCATGAAAAGCAATGACACTTGAGAGGTCGCTCTGTTTTTCCGAAGGTTGATTAGGATCCGTGTTTGTCATATTCGCCTGCCGTGATATAACTATACCTGTCGGTAAGGCGGGCCGCTATCACATTGACATCACGTTTCAATCCACGCGCCCGTGAAGGGCGCGACTTGGCCGCACTATCGTGACGACATGATGCCATCGTTTCAATCCACGCGCCCGTGAAGGGCGCGACTTTTTTGTTCGAATTGTGGTCGAAACGGTAAACAAGTTTCAATCCACGCGCCCGTGAAGGGCGCGACGTTCGTCTACAGCAGGCATCGGGGCATCCAGCGTTTCAATCCACGCGCCCGTGAAGGGCGCGACAATCTGTCGACGTAGCCTTTCTCACCTTGCTCGTGTTTCAATCCACGCGCCCATGAA from Candidatus Zixiibacteriota bacterium carries:
- a CDS encoding S24 family peptidase encodes the protein MTNTDPNQPSEKQSDLSSVIAFHAGTDWSSRMHLDLNAHLVEHPSATFFLRVKGNSPDHGAILDDDILIVDRALTPNSDSIIIAVIDGALVIAPYQSLAQGEKHGKSGKQFDGVLANAESAVWGVVTYVIHKI